The DNA segment AAAAGATAGATGTTCCTGTGAGCCAAGAATACCATGCTGGATACACAGACTCTGTTACTTCCCCCACGCAGCTCTCAGGatatagtttgtttttaattttgttttaaattttatttatttatttgactgtgctgtgtcttggttgtggcatgtgggatctagttccccagccgGGGAacgaacccaggacccctgcatcagaagcatggagtattaaccactgggcaaccagagAAGTACATCAggatatagttgatttttattttttttttttttggctgtgccaggtcttcgttgctgcatgggcttttctctaattgtgacAAGCAGCAgcaactctctagttgtgatgcacaggcttctcactccATTGAATTCTCTtgtggagaacaggctctagggaccacgggcttcagtagctgcaacacgtgggttcagtagttgcagctcccaggctctagaacacaggctcagtagttgtggcatagggGCTTAGTTGTTCCTCGTCATGTGGGagcttcctaaaccagggattgaacccgtgtctcttgcattggcaggtgggctctttaccactgagccaccagggaagccccctcaggATATAGTTTTAAATGCTTCTTCCTAACCTTGGCCACTTTCTTCCCCTGCCCAGGGCTCGGAAAGAACGGTACTTTGAATTCCCCTTGCTGGAGCGGTACCTAGCCTGTAAGCAGCGCTCACACTCACTAGTGGCCACCTACCTCCTAAGGAATTCCCTCTTGCTCCTCTTCACCTCCGCCACCTACCTGTACCTGGGCCACTTTCACCTGGACGTCTTCTTCCAAGAGGAATTCAGCTGTTCCATCAAGACAGGGCTGCTACATGATGAGACCCACATCCCCGACCTCATCACATGCAGGCTGACCTCTTTGTCTGTCTTCCAGATTGTCAGTCTCGCCAGCGTAGCCATCTACACGCTGTTGGTTCCAGTGATACTATACAACCTCACACGGCTCTGCCGGTGGGACAAACGGCTCCTTTCCATCTACGAAATGCTCCCAGCTTTTGATCTCCTCAGCAGAAAAATGCTGGGCTGTCCCATCAATGACCTCAATGTGATCCTTCTTTTCCTACGAGCCAACATCTCTGAGCTCATCTCTTTTAGCTGGTTGAGTGTCCTTTGTGAGCTGAAGGACACAGCCACCCAGAAGCACAACATTGACACCATGGTTGATTTCATGACTTTACTGGCTGGCTTAGAACCCTCAAAACCTAAACATCTCACCCATGGGATGTGTGATGAAAATCCTTAGTTAAGAAACTGTGAAGCAAGAAGTCCTATGGAAAGTAAAAATCTCTCCCCTTTTTCACAAGCCTCTGCACTAATATACAAAAACACCCATGTTAGGATTGCTAAGCTTGGATTTAGCTGAGTCGAACATCCTGTATTATGCCATCCCAAAGATGAGAAGATAAAATCATCATATGGAAACATCTGAAAGTTGGagctgaagaataaaataaaatatatatatatattaggtcTACAGCATAATATGAAGACAAGAAGAACACTGAAACTAGAAGTTTAGACATTGTAAAAAGGGAGAAAGTTCTATAGGCTATTCATGGAGGCAGGTTTTTCCCACTGTATTTACTCTATGGCCTTTTAGGATAAACAGTTTACCATGCTCTCCTTCAAAGTCTGCCCAGGGTCTCCTCCTTCAAGAAGCTATCCCCATCTCCACACTCCTCCCCCAACTGAGTGTTGCCATATCGTCTGATACCTACCTCTGAGATAAAACTTACTACACTGTATTAATATAGCCCATGTACTTGTCTTTTCCACTTAAATAAGTTACCTAAAGTGTGTGTCATCATAGgcactaataaataaatattcttctgAATACATAAGGAACAAGAAGCTTTGGGAGATGTTTTTCCTGTAGCTGGCCTGAAGTTGGGAACAAATTGAACAAGAGGACTCTGATGCTTTGGAAAGCATAAAAGCTGCTAGAGAGTTCTATTCTTCTCTATCAggagaaataactgaaatgaatgaaGCTCTAGCAGAAAATCCACGGTGTGTCAACAAATTTTGTTATGAAGATGGTTGACTGATCAAGATAACACTTGGTAACCCTTCAGAACTAGATGAACTAAAGAGCAAAGAAGCATGTGAGAAATACATAGAATCTATTGGACaacacagtccacagagtcgcagagagtcggacacaactgagcgactttaactttcactttcacttcactgaggAGTGAAACTGGAACCCTTAAACtaatttgaaatggaaaaaaaagtcaaatatggaaataaataattatgtaaaattattaCACCACAACTGGAATATTAAGCAGCCATCTAAAGTTACATTTATAAAGAAGTTGTAATAACATTACAAAATGACTATAACAGTGGTAAGTgaacaaaagaggaaatattaTATTATCATCTAACCTAtgtaaatatgcattaaaatatgaaacataaaaattactACATATGAAATAGATAAGAACAAGGATgcactgtataacacaggaaatcacagccattatcttgtaataactttaaatgaaatataatctgcaaaaatactgaatcactatgctgtacacctgaaactaatatattgtaaatcaactatacttcaatttaaaaaattaaacgtGTTAAGTGATTCATCTCGTGTAGcagatgtttgaatttttaaaaatctttatattttctgatttttgcaTGAACTGTTTCATAAATCATAAGGAAGTgtttctaatgaaaaataaaatgttaatgtaaaTGCCACAGAAATCCATTGGCCAGAGAAGCTTGCAAACTAAGATAAATGACAGTACTTTCCTTCCCACTAGGTAggatatatgtaatatacacgGAGGAATAGTAAAAACAAAGTCAAATCATGAAGCctgcaagaaaaaaatacagctgAACATCAAATAAATCAGGCAGTTAGCAAATAAGgattataagaagaaaaagaagaaagaaaactcttcCTGTCAATTAGAACAATCTATTTTCAGGTTCCAAGGTAAAGTGCCAATCTATACTATGAAAGGTATGAATATGGATAGTTGGTCGGCTGAAAGTATTCCTGGCAATTTCCGGACATGAATCTATAAGGCTGCCTTGAGTATGTTTGTAAAAGCACACTAGAAACATGAGGTCCAATGGGGCACCTTACACTATGGATGGACATAAAGGACTCATAACCTTTCTCTCTGTGGGAAAGCCATTTTATCAAGACTCTTGCCACTATTCTTCCAATTTCTAGAAACGAAGTACCTGAATTTTTTATCCTAAACCTCTTTTTTTGAACTGATCATAAGTTTCTTATTTAAGCTTCAGGTTTTTCTCCAGTAACTTACTGTTTTGACAGtgtacatatttttcttaatttccataTACAATTCTAGAAGTCTAAATTttgactatcagttcagttgctcagttgtgtctgactctttgcgaccccatgaagcgcagcatgccaggcctccctgtccatcaccaacacccagagtttattcaaactcaagttcatcaagtcggtgataccatccagccatctcatcgtctgctgtccccttctcctcctgcccccaatccctcccagcatcagggtcttttccaatgagtcaactcttcacatgagggaGCCAAAGtatctgagtttcagtttcagcatcaatccttccaatgaacacccaggactgatctcctttaggatggactggttggacctccttgcagtccaagggactctcaagagtcttctccaacaccacaggtcaaatggatcaattcttcggcactcagctttcttcacagtccaactctcgcatccatacatgaccaccggaaaaaccatagccttgactagatggacttttgttggcaaagtaatatatctgctttttaatatgctgtctaggttggtcatcactttccttccaaggagtaagcgtcttttaatttcatggctgcattcaccatctgcagtgattttggagcccaaaaaaataaagtctgccactgtttccactgtttccccatgtatttgccaggaagtgatgggaccagatgccatgatcttagttttctgaatgttgagctttaagccaactttttcactctcctctttcactttcatcaagaggctttttagttcctcttcactttctgccataagggtggtgtcatctgcatatctgaggttattgatatttctcccaacaatcttgattccagcttgtgcgtcctccagcccagcgtttctcatgatgtactctgcatataagttaaataagcaggctgacaatatacagccttgacgtactcctttccctatttggaaccagtctgttggtccatgtccagttctaactggacaTGCATACAGTTGTCTCAAGAGGCagaattttcagaattttccacagttaattgtgatccacacaatcaaaggctttggcatagtcaataaagcagaaatagatgattttctgaaactctcttgctttttcgatgatccagcggatgttggcaatttgatctctggttcctctgccttttctaaaaccagcttgaacatctggaagttcacggttcacatattgctgaagcctggcttggagaattttgggcattactctactagcatgtgagatgagtgtaattgtgcggtagtttgagcattctttgggattgcctttctttgggattggaatgaaaactgaccttttccaaattTTGAGTATACACAACAGTAATTAGGTATCAGTACAGAATCTTTCAGTTTATAACTCTCTTTCACCTCATCATTCTAAAGCGCATACCTGGGTTTTGAGAAGCCTGGGACCCAGAGGCTCACTCTAGTTAGTGGCATGgctggggggagaaaaagaatacTGCAAGCCTTTTACCTTCCAACCCAGTACAGTTAACAATACCGCATTCTAAAGAACTGTCTATTCTACTTATTTGATGATATCAAGCAGATCTTGGTTACAGAGTTAGAGCTATGTAAGTTTAACCACAGAAACATACTTTCGGTTTCCTTACGCAAATATTTACAGAGTGCCTACTTAGTGCAAGCTCCTTATTAAAAGTGCCCGTTAAACCTTCCATCTTCCCTACTAATCTGAAAGCAGGGgacttcttttttctattcaCCACTGTAATCCCAGTAAAATGATAGCGTAGTAGGCCCTCAGGAAAAATCCATGCGAGCTGTatgaagaaaagaagcaaagacaaCAGTAGCCCGCTTATGGCGCTCCAGCGCGTCGTACAATCGGGGAAGGCCAATCTAAGGAATGTGGAAGAGGTGCTGAAACACTTTGGGCTGACGAACCgtgtgatttttgtgtgttggtCTTTAGCTCAAGAGTAACAAGCCTCagctaaacacacacatgtacacaaggTCTCAAACGGTCGTTTCCAGCCGCTCTCCCTCTTCACCAGGCCCCGCCCTCCTCTCCGGCTCCGGAGCCGCG comes from the Odocoileus virginianus isolate 20LAN1187 ecotype Illinois chromosome 28, Ovbor_1.2, whole genome shotgun sequence genome and includes:
- the PANX3 gene encoding pannexin-3, whose product is MSLAHTAAEYMLSDALLPDRKGPRLKGLRLELPLDRMVKFVAVGFPLLLVSLAFAQEFSSGSPISCFCPSNFSIRQAAYVDSSCWDSLVHHEQDESGQSKTKSLWPHKALPYSLLALAVAMYLPVLLWQYAAVPALSSDLLFIISELDKSYNRAIRLVQHMLKIRQESSDPDVFWDELEKARKERYFEFPLLERYLACKQRSHSLVATYLLRNSLLLLFTSATYLYLGHFHLDVFFQEEFSCSIKTGLLHDETHIPDLITCRLTSLSVFQIVSLASVAIYTLLVPVILYNLTRLCRWDKRLLSIYEMLPAFDLLSRKMLGCPINDLNVILLFLRANISELISFSWLSVLCELKDTATQKHNIDTMVDFMTLLAGLEPSKPKHLTHGMCDENP